ACGACGACGTTCTCCGGGACTTTGCGACATAGTCCGGAAGGCGACCCTATGTACCGTAAGAAAGTGATGACCACGCTGGCTGCTGCCGCCACCCTTGGCATGCTGATGGCCGGTTGTGCGAACCAGGCTGCACCAGAAAGCAGCGGCAGTGCCGGTGGAGGCTCCACCACCGTCAACATTCCCGCATTGACCTCAATCGAAACGCCCAAGGATGCGGTGCTCCCCGCAGGCGACGGCAAGGCGACCTGCCCGGCGACCACCACGCTGGCCTACATCGGCGCGGAGACGGGCGCCAACGCCCAGCTCGGCATCAACATCTTCAACGGCATCCAGCTGGCCATCAACCAGCACAACAAGTCCAACGCCAATTGCCAGGTCCAGTTCAAGAAGTTTGACACGGAAGGCGACCCGAACAAGGCCACCGGCCCCGTCACCCAGGCCACCAAGGAGCCGAACATCATCGGCGTCGTCGGCCTGCCGTTTTCCGGCGAGTCCAAGGCCACGGGCAACATCTTCGAACAGCAGAAGCTGGTCCACATCACCCCGGCCGCCACGAATCCCGGATTGACCACCAACGGCTGGACCACGTTCTTCCGCGGCCTGGGCAACGACGCCGTCCAGGGCCCGGCAGCCGCCAAGTTCATCACCGGCAAGCTCGGCGCCAAGAAGGTCTACCTCGTTCAGGATGATTCCGATTACGGCATCGGCCTGGGCAAGACCACCTCCGACGGACTGGGGTCGGCGTTGATCGGCACCGACAAGGTGACCACCGGCCAGAAGGACTTCTCGGCCACGATCTCCAAGATCATGAACGCCAAGGCCGACGCGGTGTTCTACTCGGGCTACTACGCCGAGGGAGCCCCGTTCGACCAGCAGCTGGTCAGCAAGGGCTACACCGGCACGTTCATCGGCCCGGACGGACTGAAGGATGACCAGTTCATCAAGCAGGCCGGCGACGCCTCAGCCAACGCATTCTTCACCTGCCCCTGCATCCCGGGCGAGCTGATCCCGACATTTGAGTCGGCCTACAAGTCCCTGAACAACGCGGAACCCGGCACGTACTCCATCGAGGGTTACGACGCCGCCACCGTGCTGCTCGCGGGCATTGACGCCGGCAACCAGGACCGGGCCAAGCTCCTCACCTGGGTCAAGGGCTACGACAAGGACGGGCTGAGCAAGCACTACAAGTGGAACGACAAGGGCGAGCTCCAGGCCCCGACCGTCTACGGCTACAAGGTTGAGAACGGCAAGATCGTTCCGATCGGCGCCATCGGCGAGTAATCCAAGCGCACAAGGCTGTGGGACGGGGGACCTCCGGCCCACAGCCTTTGCGTGCCGCCTTATCCCGTTCGCTCTACCGGCAATGCCCGGCCCAACCGAAGCCATGGGCGCTGCCAAGATCAGGATGTCCGCATGATTCCCACCCTACTAACCCTCCTGCCCGCAGCCTCGGCAGACGACAGCTCCTGGATCACCTTCGACATCCCGTCGCTGATGCAGAACTTTTGGAGCG
This genomic stretch from Arthrobacter dokdonellae harbors:
- a CDS encoding branched-chain amino acid ABC transporter substrate-binding protein, which encodes MYRKKVMTTLAAAATLGMLMAGCANQAAPESSGSAGGGSTTVNIPALTSIETPKDAVLPAGDGKATCPATTTLAYIGAETGANAQLGINIFNGIQLAINQHNKSNANCQVQFKKFDTEGDPNKATGPVTQATKEPNIIGVVGLPFSGESKATGNIFEQQKLVHITPAATNPGLTTNGWTTFFRGLGNDAVQGPAAAKFITGKLGAKKVYLVQDDSDYGIGLGKTTSDGLGSALIGTDKVTTGQKDFSATISKIMNAKADAVFYSGYYAEGAPFDQQLVSKGYTGTFIGPDGLKDDQFIKQAGDASANAFFTCPCIPGELIPTFESAYKSLNNAEPGTYSIEGYDAATVLLAGIDAGNQDRAKLLTWVKGYDKDGLSKHYKWNDKGELQAPTVYGYKVENGKIVPIGAIGE